A stretch of Pristiophorus japonicus isolate sPriJap1 chromosome 12, sPriJap1.hap1, whole genome shotgun sequence DNA encodes these proteins:
- the LOC139277655 gene encoding peptidyl-prolyl cis-trans isomerase FKBP1A-like, whose product MGVEVETIVPGDGRTFPKTGQTCVVHYVGTLMDGTKFDSSRDRNAPFKFIIGRKAVIKGWEEGLSRMSVGQRAILTCTPDFAYGVSGHPGVIPPNSTLIFDVELLRLE is encoded by the exons ATGGGAGTGGAAGTGGAGACTATAGTCCCGGGAGACG GACGGACCTTCCCCAAGACGGGGCAGACATGCGTGGTACATTATGTGG GGACGCTGATGGATGGAACAAAGTTCGATTCTTCTCGGGACCGAAATGCACCATTTAAATTTATAATTGGTCGAAAAGCGGTCATCAAGGGCTGGGAAGAAGGATTATCTCGG ATGAGTGTTGGGCAGAGAGCAATACTGACCTGCACCCCTGACTTTGCTTACGGAGTCTCTGGTCACCCTGGTGTCATTCCACCTAATTCTACTTTGATTTTTGACGTAGAGCTCTTGAGACTTGAATGA